In the Mycolicibacter sp. MU0102 genome, one interval contains:
- a CDS encoding O-methyltransferase has protein sequence MTEKPTPRDVDALLDNLFAGEDPALTAALAASDEAGLPPIAVSVQQGTFLNLLATAARATRILEIGTLGGYSTIWLARAVGPTGSVVTLEYEPKHAEVARGNLDRAGVGDRVQILVGAALDTLPTLTGEPFDLVFIDADKENNVGYLNWAVRLCHPGSVIVVDNVIREGAILEPRSDDATARGSRDVLELMGTHPRLRSAALQTVGAKGWDGFALAIVG, from the coding sequence GTGACTGAAAAGCCCACGCCCCGTGATGTAGATGCCCTGCTGGACAACCTGTTCGCCGGAGAAGACCCGGCGCTGACGGCGGCGCTGGCCGCCAGCGATGAAGCCGGACTTCCGCCCATCGCGGTCTCGGTGCAACAGGGCACGTTCCTGAATCTGCTGGCGACCGCAGCCCGTGCCACCCGCATCCTGGAGATCGGCACGCTGGGCGGCTACAGCACCATCTGGCTGGCGCGCGCCGTCGGACCGACTGGTTCGGTGGTGACGCTGGAGTACGAGCCCAAGCATGCCGAGGTCGCTCGCGGAAATCTGGACCGCGCCGGCGTCGGTGATCGGGTGCAGATTCTGGTGGGTGCCGCGCTGGACACCCTGCCGACGCTGACCGGCGAGCCGTTCGACCTGGTGTTCATCGACGCCGACAAGGAGAACAACGTCGGCTACCTGAATTGGGCCGTGCGGCTATGCCATCCCGGCTCGGTGATCGTGGTGGACAACGTGATCCGCGAGGGCGCGATTCTGGAGCCGCGCTCCGACGACGCGACGGCGCGCGGCAGCCGGGACGTGTTGGAGCTGATGGGCACACACCCGCGGCTGCGGTCCGCCGCCCTACAGACCGTCGGGGCCAAGGGCTGGGACGGCTTCGCCCTAGCCATCGTCGGCTAG
- a CDS encoding pirin family protein, whose product MTGQLEVRRADDRAATRAPWLTSRHSFSFNDYYDPDNTHHGLLLVNNDDVVAPGAGFDTHPHRDAEIVTWVLSGALSHRDSIGNTGVIHPGLAQRMSAGTGILHSEKNDSASEPVHFIQMWIMPDTPGRTPGYQQQDVGDALAGGGLIPVASGSDPDAAISIGNAGATLHVARLQPGDHVGLPESPYAHLFVAVGHVDMEGAGALHTGDAVHCTGGGGQRITASAQSEILIWEMHGRLGG is encoded by the coding sequence ATGACCGGCCAGCTCGAGGTGCGACGAGCGGACGACCGCGCGGCCACCCGTGCCCCGTGGCTCACCTCGCGGCATTCGTTCTCGTTCAACGATTACTACGACCCGGACAACACCCATCACGGACTGCTGCTGGTCAACAACGACGACGTGGTCGCGCCGGGCGCCGGCTTTGATACCCACCCCCATCGCGACGCCGAGATCGTCACCTGGGTGCTGTCCGGCGCGCTGAGCCATCGCGATTCGATCGGCAACACCGGCGTCATCCATCCCGGCCTGGCGCAACGGATGTCGGCGGGCACCGGCATTCTGCATTCCGAGAAGAACGACTCGGCAAGCGAGCCAGTTCATTTCATCCAGATGTGGATCATGCCGGACACTCCGGGGCGCACTCCCGGCTACCAGCAGCAGGACGTCGGCGACGCCTTGGCGGGCGGTGGACTCATCCCCGTCGCCTCGGGCAGTGACCCCGACGCCGCGATCAGCATCGGCAACGCCGGCGCCACGCTGCATGTTGCGCGGCTGCAGCCCGGAGACCATGTCGGACTACCTGAGTCGCCGTATGCCCATCTGTTCGTTGCGGTCGGCCATGTCGACATGGAAGGCGCCGGTGCGCTGCACACCGGCGACGCGGTCCACTGCACCGGCGGCGGCGGTCAACGAATTACCGCGTCCGCCCAGTCGGAGATCCTGATCTGGGAGATGCACGGCCGGCTCGGCGGCTGA
- a CDS encoding TIGR04338 family metallohydrolase — MSEGAAERDGQRAKVYAAEVFVRTLFDRAAESGRRSVEFFGTELTLPPEARFGSVAAVGRYVDDVMALSPVRARWPDASGLAVRARRGTTAAHYEKLGAAGVIAVPDQRGVDWALRELVVLHEIAHHLCDVRPPHGPEFVATFCELAELVMGPELGYVLRVVFAKEGVR, encoded by the coding sequence TTGAGTGAAGGCGCTGCAGAGCGCGACGGTCAGCGCGCCAAGGTCTACGCCGCGGAGGTCTTCGTCCGCACCTTATTCGACCGCGCCGCCGAGAGCGGCAGGCGCAGCGTGGAGTTCTTCGGCACCGAGCTGACGTTGCCGCCCGAGGCCCGTTTCGGCTCGGTAGCCGCCGTCGGGCGCTACGTCGATGACGTCATGGCGCTGTCGCCGGTGCGCGCGCGGTGGCCGGATGCTTCCGGGTTGGCCGTGCGCGCCCGCCGAGGAACCACCGCGGCGCACTACGAAAAGCTTGGTGCAGCAGGCGTTATCGCTGTACCGGATCAGCGCGGCGTGGACTGGGCGTTGCGAGAACTGGTGGTGCTGCATGAGATTGCGCACCATCTGTGTGACGTTCGGCCGCCGCACGGACCGGAATTCGTCGCGACATTCTGCGAACTGGCCGAACTGGTGATGGGCCCGGAGTTGGGCTATGTGCTGCGGGTGGTGTTCGCCAAAGAGGGTGTGCGGTGA
- a CDS encoding glucose 1-dehydrogenase: MGRVEGKVALISGGARGMGAAHTRALAAEGAKIVIADVLEDEGSKLAEELGADTARFVRLDVTQADQWQAAVATAVDAFGSLNVLVNNAGIAKYNTIENFDAAAWQQVLDVNLTGTMLGMHAAVAPMKAGGGGSIINISSVEGMRGTAGLYGYVASKWGVRGLAKAAAVELAPHNIRINSVLPGLIRTRMTIAIPDDSLQIPLGRGAKSAEVSTAVVFLASDESSYMTGSDLVIDGGLSVGIPHKTS, encoded by the coding sequence ATGGGACGAGTCGAAGGCAAAGTCGCGCTGATCAGCGGCGGCGCGCGGGGCATGGGCGCGGCGCACACCCGGGCGCTGGCCGCCGAGGGCGCCAAGATCGTGATCGCTGACGTCCTGGAGGACGAGGGCAGCAAACTCGCCGAGGAGCTGGGGGCCGATACCGCCCGCTTCGTCCGACTCGACGTCACCCAGGCCGACCAATGGCAAGCGGCCGTGGCGACCGCAGTCGATGCTTTCGGCAGCCTCAACGTGCTGGTGAACAACGCCGGGATCGCCAAGTACAACACTATCGAGAACTTCGACGCGGCCGCCTGGCAGCAGGTTCTCGACGTCAACCTGACCGGAACCATGCTGGGCATGCACGCCGCCGTCGCCCCGATGAAAGCCGGCGGCGGCGGCTCCATCATCAACATCTCCTCGGTCGAAGGGATGCGCGGCACCGCCGGCCTGTACGGCTATGTCGCCTCCAAGTGGGGCGTACGCGGGCTGGCCAAAGCCGCCGCCGTCGAACTGGCACCGCACAACATCCGGATCAACAGTGTGCTGCCCGGCCTGATCCGCACCCGGATGACGATCGCGATCCCCGACGACTCGCTACAGATTCCGCTGGGCCGCGGCGCCAAGTCGGCGGAAGTGTCCACCGCGGTGGTCTTCCTGGCCTCCGACGAGTCCTCCTACATGACCGGGTCCGATCTGGTCATCGACGGAGGCCTGTCCGTGGGCATTCCACACAAGACCAGCTAA
- a CDS encoding SPW repeat protein codes for MSTVHSSIEHHPDLLALRARYERAAESMTAQGTFGLTLLTAVYGAVSPWIVGFETATRLTITNLVVGLCVAFLACGMAAALDRMHGLAWTLPVFGVWFIASPWILMHGTPSTEMIWSNVIAGALLTILGLNAAYFGMRARSESARHA; via the coding sequence ATGAGTACAGTCCATTCATCAATCGAACACCACCCTGATCTGTTAGCTCTACGAGCACGGTACGAGCGCGCCGCCGAGTCGATGACGGCTCAGGGAACCTTCGGATTGACGCTGCTGACGGCCGTCTACGGGGCGGTATCCCCGTGGATTGTCGGATTCGAGACGGCCACCAGGTTGACCATCACCAATCTGGTCGTCGGGCTCTGCGTCGCCTTCCTGGCTTGCGGGATGGCGGCGGCGCTCGATCGCATGCACGGGCTCGCGTGGACCCTGCCAGTCTTCGGGGTGTGGTTCATCGCGTCGCCGTGGATCCTGATGCACGGAACGCCGAGCACCGAGATGATCTGGTCCAACGTGATCGCCGGTGCGCTGTTGACGATCCTCGGCCTCAATGCCGCGTACTTCGGTATGCGGGCGCGCAGTGAGTCAGCCCGGCACGCCTGA
- a CDS encoding DUF2786 domain-containing protein — MSTDDKMLARIAALLRQAEGTDNAHEADAFMAAAQRLATATSIDLAVARAHSATRTAATAPVQRTITIGEPGARGLRTYVQLFVGIAAANDVRCDVATNSTYVYAYGFAEDIDATHALYASLVVQMVRASDVYIATGEHRPTPTITARLNFHLAFGARVGQRLAEARDETRRDAEKDRRRPPGTAIALRNKEVELRDFYRGTSKARGTWRATRASAGYSSAARRAGDRAGRKARLGDSAELSVARSALER; from the coding sequence ATGAGCACCGACGACAAGATGTTGGCGCGGATTGCCGCATTGTTGCGCCAGGCCGAGGGCACCGACAACGCCCACGAAGCCGATGCGTTCATGGCGGCGGCGCAGCGGTTGGCCACCGCGACCTCCATCGACCTGGCCGTGGCTCGCGCGCACTCAGCCACCCGGACAGCGGCCACCGCGCCGGTGCAGCGCACCATCACCATCGGTGAGCCGGGCGCCCGGGGGTTGCGCACCTATGTGCAGCTGTTCGTGGGGATCGCCGCAGCCAACGACGTGCGCTGCGACGTGGCGACCAACTCGACCTATGTCTACGCCTACGGCTTCGCCGAGGACATCGATGCCACCCACGCGCTCTACGCCAGCCTGGTCGTCCAGATGGTCCGGGCTTCGGACGTCTATATCGCCACCGGCGAGCACCGCCCCACCCCGACCATCACCGCTCGACTGAACTTCCACCTGGCATTCGGTGCTCGGGTGGGCCAGCGGCTGGCAGAGGCCCGCGACGAGACCCGACGCGACGCCGAGAAGGATCGGAGGCGGCCACCTGGCACCGCGATTGCGTTGCGCAACAAGGAGGTCGAGCTGCGCGACTTCTACCGCGGTACCTCCAAGGCACGGGGCACCTGGCGGGCCACCCGGGCGTCGGCGGGCTATTCGTCCGCGGCGCGACGGGCCGGGGACCGCGCTGGGCGCAAAGCCCGGCTGGGCGACAGTGCTGAGCTGTCGGTGGCGCGGTCCGCGCTGGAGCGGTGA
- a CDS encoding metallothionein has product MANYEDGTVLTCGHDGCGCRVRVETACHCPGADVSYRCTCGDELVPVKN; this is encoded by the coding sequence ATGGCTAACTACGAGGATGGGACCGTGCTGACCTGCGGCCACGACGGCTGTGGATGCCGGGTACGTGTGGAGACTGCGTGCCACTGCCCCGGCGCGGACGTGAGCTACCGATGCACCTGCGGCGACGAACTGGTACCCGTCAAGAACTAA
- a CDS encoding alpha/beta hydrolase translates to MAVTRTERTFDGVRAVPIVYDTWTPDAPPSAVVVLSHGFGEHARRYDHVAERFAAAGLVTYALDHRGHGRSGGKRVLCRDIAEYTGDFHTLAGIAAREHPGLPRVVLGHSMGGAIVFSYGVDRPDDYQLMVLSGPAVAMTDTVSPGLAFVAKAVGAIAPSLPVEKLDSALVSRDPAVVVAYNEDPLVHHGRVPAGVARALIKVGETMPTRAQALTVPLLVVHGADDGLVPAEGSRRLVECVGSNDVRLTVYPGLYHEVFNEPERAQVLDDVVGWIDAHL, encoded by the coding sequence ATGGCTGTGACCCGCACCGAGCGAACCTTCGATGGAGTGCGGGCGGTACCGATCGTCTACGACACCTGGACCCCGGACGCACCGCCGAGTGCCGTGGTGGTGCTGTCCCACGGTTTCGGCGAGCATGCCCGTCGCTACGACCATGTCGCGGAGCGGTTCGCTGCGGCGGGGTTGGTGACTTACGCGCTGGACCACCGCGGACACGGGCGCTCGGGCGGCAAGCGAGTGCTGTGCCGCGACATCGCGGAATACACCGGTGACTTCCACACACTGGCGGGTATCGCCGCCCGCGAGCACCCTGGCCTACCGCGCGTGGTGCTCGGGCACAGCATGGGCGGGGCGATCGTGTTCAGCTACGGCGTCGACCGCCCCGACGACTACCAGCTGATGGTGCTGTCGGGACCCGCGGTGGCCATGACCGACACGGTGTCGCCGGGATTGGCGTTCGTCGCCAAAGCGGTCGGGGCTATCGCGCCGAGCCTGCCGGTGGAGAAACTCGACAGTGCCCTGGTCTCGCGCGACCCGGCGGTGGTGGTCGCCTACAACGAAGATCCACTGGTGCACCACGGTCGGGTGCCGGCCGGTGTGGCGCGCGCGTTGATCAAGGTCGGCGAGACCATGCCGACGCGGGCGCAGGCGCTCACCGTGCCGCTGCTGGTGGTGCACGGCGCCGACGACGGCCTGGTGCCCGCCGAAGGCAGCAGGCGGCTGGTGGAGTGCGTCGGCTCGAACGACGTGCGGTTGACGGTGTATCCGGGGCTTTACCACGAGGTATTCAACGAGCCGGAGCGTGCGCAGGTGCTTGACGACGTGGTGGGCTGGATCGACGCGCATCTGTGA
- a CDS encoding TNT domain-containing protein, producing MSPPSLQYLGLGALVAAAGGDPWAVDDSVQAGSPTQINFLAQAFHSAAGSSTAAEETFRTARQHFEQYNRENGEQPINNGAEVQRVKEGLRATNQQLGQIAAHLETVAGALAQARQRCDEQIEALNANLQGYDEYLADYNTHYLAYMLHGDDVDGLIEKCWDGAITDTRTVLSNVTIIRGGYAKVLQSALTNLRVKDGYEPDVVVRSFDAGREVPAPVNPGDVESFKVLAQEVLANDGVPPEQIEARINAAVLQAQQPLPRYGAPESQRQAPLGFGDAFGDRWRATEEAVKNLLGQGGPGAPGVLESWGGLAKGLGDSFLNPVGAGVAQVKDALNAPSPAYFLGEKAFDVSAAAVTLPFGAEGAIVRAGLPAEVLTEGGAPAAVLRGWHPTGGLSWQEFEASFGRPETRVWPENSGFPPGYIPQPAQLPEGTIIDRFGTEWGHYLSPDGTPFADRSLAPESVGSNYNRYIVTGKPLPEGWKIVQGPVEPYYGQAPSPNATQYVITAPDGIRPSVWELVRRGVLDEYGPPFGR from the coding sequence GTGAGTCCTCCAAGCCTGCAGTATCTGGGGCTCGGTGCGCTTGTTGCCGCCGCGGGCGGTGACCCCTGGGCTGTTGATGACAGCGTGCAGGCCGGAAGTCCCACCCAGATCAACTTCCTGGCGCAGGCGTTCCATTCGGCGGCCGGCTCGTCCACCGCGGCCGAGGAGACCTTTCGCACCGCTCGACAGCACTTCGAGCAGTACAACCGCGAGAACGGTGAGCAGCCGATCAACAATGGCGCCGAAGTGCAACGGGTCAAAGAGGGCCTGCGCGCCACCAACCAACAACTGGGCCAGATCGCGGCTCATCTGGAGACCGTCGCCGGCGCCCTAGCCCAGGCTCGGCAGCGCTGCGATGAGCAGATCGAGGCGCTCAATGCGAATCTGCAGGGCTACGACGAGTATCTGGCTGACTACAACACCCACTACTTGGCGTATATGTTGCACGGCGACGACGTTGATGGCCTGATCGAAAAATGTTGGGACGGTGCGATAACCGACACACGGACGGTCCTGTCCAACGTCACGATCATCCGCGGCGGCTACGCCAAGGTGCTGCAGTCTGCGCTGACGAACCTGCGGGTCAAGGATGGCTACGAGCCCGATGTCGTGGTGCGCAGCTTCGACGCCGGTCGCGAAGTGCCGGCACCGGTGAACCCCGGCGATGTGGAGAGTTTCAAGGTCTTAGCCCAGGAGGTCCTGGCCAACGACGGTGTTCCGCCGGAGCAGATCGAAGCGCGCATCAACGCAGCAGTGCTGCAGGCCCAGCAGCCGCTACCGCGCTACGGGGCCCCCGAGTCGCAGCGGCAGGCGCCGCTGGGGTTCGGCGATGCGTTCGGGGACCGTTGGCGAGCCACCGAAGAGGCCGTCAAGAACCTGCTCGGGCAGGGCGGGCCAGGCGCCCCCGGTGTCCTGGAATCGTGGGGTGGCCTGGCCAAGGGGCTCGGTGACTCCTTCCTCAACCCGGTCGGTGCGGGTGTCGCCCAAGTCAAAGACGCCCTGAACGCGCCCAGTCCCGCCTACTTTCTGGGCGAGAAGGCCTTCGATGTCAGTGCCGCCGCCGTCACGCTTCCTTTTGGGGCGGAGGGGGCAATAGTCCGCGCAGGGCTGCCCGCCGAAGTTCTCACCGAGGGTGGCGCGCCCGCGGCCGTTCTGCGGGGATGGCATCCCACGGGCGGTCTGTCGTGGCAAGAATTTGAGGCCAGCTTCGGCAGGCCTGAAACCCGGGTCTGGCCTGAAAACAGCGGCTTCCCGCCGGGCTACATTCCGCAGCCCGCGCAGCTGCCCGAAGGCACCATCATCGACAGGTTTGGTACCGAATGGGGCCACTACCTGTCGCCAGATGGCACGCCATTTGCGGACCGGTCCTTAGCGCCGGAATCGGTCGGTTCGAACTACAATCGATATATTGTCACCGGAAAACCATTGCCTGAGGGCTGGAAAATAGTGCAAGGTCCAGTTGAGCCCTACTATGGACAGGCGCCATCGCCAAATGCGACGCAATATGTAATCACTGCGCCCGACGGCATCCGGCCATCCGTGTGGGAGCTCGTAAGACGAGGGGTTCTCGATGAGTATGGACCGCCTTTTGGACGATAA
- a CDS encoding LppA family lipoprotein, whose translation MLHEVSPPQPRRCLFAVLAIVALTAGCHVSQPYEPTPPSVAAEALAVLKSLPSFEDTQTQVAATMNEITSAAQQLIPSIVWETLDEGEGGNCERPYEQTEGKRYFLPDSVARDVTVSEQAWTKLEEAAKSAAAKLDATEVQVMQNQPGNHDVGFYGPTGLFIKVGYRGNLVVSGYTGCRLPQDKK comes from the coding sequence ATGTTGCACGAAGTGTCCCCACCCCAGCCGCGACGATGCCTGTTCGCTGTCTTGGCCATCGTCGCACTAACCGCAGGATGTCACGTGTCCCAACCGTATGAACCCACTCCGCCCAGCGTCGCTGCCGAGGCTTTGGCCGTTCTCAAGTCGTTACCGTCGTTTGAGGACACTCAAACTCAGGTAGCCGCCACGATGAATGAAATAACCTCCGCCGCACAACAACTCATCCCGTCCATCGTCTGGGAGACGTTGGACGAGGGAGAGGGCGGAAATTGCGAGCGGCCATACGAGCAAACCGAGGGTAAGCGTTACTTCCTGCCGGACTCGGTTGCCCGGGATGTCACGGTGTCAGAGCAGGCCTGGACCAAGCTCGAAGAGGCCGCCAAGTCGGCGGCCGCCAAGCTGGACGCCACCGAGGTTCAGGTGATGCAGAACCAGCCGGGCAATCACGATGTCGGCTTCTACGGTCCCACTGGCCTTTTCATCAAAGTCGGTTACCGCGGCAACCTGGTGGTCTCCGGTTACACCGGCTGCCGGCTGCCGCAGGACAAAAAGTAA
- a CDS encoding Imm63 family immunity protein has translation MPVGLRTNDGLNIFVDADGSYHFTFYERGKLGFDRVGSLDDLLYWYCADIVSRQASREVGDRGERFKYEYEVLSEFNVDWAKRNVRETAALFRNGQPEDIALLPDIGEPL, from the coding sequence ATGCCTGTCGGGCTACGGACCAATGACGGACTCAATATCTTCGTCGACGCCGATGGCTCCTATCACTTCACCTTCTATGAGCGTGGAAAACTCGGCTTTGACCGGGTGGGCAGTCTTGATGACCTACTTTATTGGTACTGCGCAGATATCGTCTCGCGACAAGCATCTAGGGAAGTCGGTGACCGTGGAGAGCGGTTCAAGTATGAATACGAGGTGCTAAGCGAATTCAATGTCGACTGGGCGAAGAGAAATGTCCGTGAGACCGCGGCCCTCTTCCGCAATGGACAACCGGAGGACATTGCGCTACTTCCAGACATCGGCGAACCCTTGTGA
- a CDS encoding alpha/beta hydrolase, whose product MSRPTLQHLQIAALISQAGGDPWAVDDSLQAGSPTQINFLAQAFHSAAGSATSAEESFRTAQEHFTQYNRENGEQPINNGAEVQRVKDGLHATNQQLGQIAADLESIAAALAQARAASLANVTALNANLIVLDARIGVYLEQENQGYDHAADIAACRQLAEDDTATALHNATVIRNGYSKTLQQALTNLRVRDGYDPDAQLRKFDADAPAPPPGPVPDDPTQFNDYWNSLTPGQKDWLYSQDHSIGNHPGMPCDPPDHLGYDHYNKLHLADELSRAQGAAAQADALRNQHSDWAAGNNIPHPNEPGAIFDDRVAYENWQRQYDAARDGSKYLDDLKAVDAAVSASPDRKLMLLDTQSGTQARAAIAVGDPDKATHVSVTAPGLNTTVHGGIGNMTEEATNLRREALRQLRFEPGHESDTVSTIAWIGYDPPQVPGFDDKTASLAGLWGVTHDDLARAGAHDLARFYDGIQASHLGGPADLTAIGHSYGSLTTGLALQEPGDHGVSRALFYGSPGIEASTPQDLHLQHGQVFAMEAPDDKIQWVYDARAVGQGIPIIGTYLNNELGDFGPNPATNPEFTRLATGPATVTDGHGGTITLQEAHGHSDYPRFPDGGGLRTTNYNIAAVLAGLGDKAVQGN is encoded by the coding sequence GTGAGCCGTCCGACGCTGCAGCATCTGCAGATCGCCGCGCTCATTTCCCAGGCCGGTGGTGATCCGTGGGCGGTCGACGACAGTCTGCAAGCCGGCAGCCCCACCCAGATCAACTTCTTGGCCCAGGCGTTCCACTCGGCCGCCGGCTCGGCCACCTCGGCCGAAGAGTCCTTCCGCACCGCCCAAGAACACTTCACCCAGTACAACCGCGAAAACGGCGAGCAACCGATCAACAACGGCGCCGAGGTGCAGCGGGTCAAGGACGGCCTGCATGCCACGAATCAACAGCTCGGCCAGATCGCGGCCGACCTGGAGTCCATTGCCGCCGCCTTGGCGCAGGCCCGCGCCGCCTCGCTGGCCAACGTCACCGCGCTCAACGCCAACCTGATCGTCCTCGACGCCCGTATCGGCGTCTACCTGGAGCAGGAGAATCAGGGCTACGACCACGCGGCGGATATCGCCGCGTGCCGCCAGCTGGCCGAGGACGACACCGCGACCGCGCTGCACAACGCCACGGTCATCCGTAACGGCTACTCCAAAACCCTGCAACAGGCCCTGACGAATCTGCGGGTGCGAGACGGCTACGACCCCGACGCGCAGCTGCGCAAGTTCGACGCGGACGCGCCGGCGCCGCCCCCGGGACCCGTGCCCGACGATCCCACGCAGTTCAACGACTACTGGAACAGCCTGACCCCCGGGCAGAAGGATTGGCTGTACAGCCAAGACCACAGCATCGGCAACCATCCGGGCATGCCCTGCGATCCGCCGGATCATTTGGGCTACGACCACTACAACAAGCTGCATCTGGCGGACGAACTCAGCCGGGCGCAGGGTGCCGCCGCACAGGCCGATGCGCTGCGCAACCAGCATTCGGACTGGGCTGCCGGCAACAACATTCCGCACCCCAATGAGCCGGGCGCAATTTTCGATGACCGCGTCGCCTACGAGAACTGGCAACGGCAATACGACGCAGCCCGGGACGGTTCGAAGTACCTGGACGACCTCAAGGCCGTCGATGCCGCGGTCAGTGCCAGTCCAGACCGCAAGTTGATGCTGCTGGACACCCAGAGCGGCACGCAGGCCCGCGCGGCCATTGCGGTCGGTGATCCGGACAAGGCCACCCATGTCTCGGTCACCGCGCCCGGGCTGAACACCACGGTGCACGGAGGCATCGGGAATATGACCGAAGAAGCAACCAACCTCAGACGGGAAGCATTGCGGCAATTGCGGTTCGAGCCGGGACACGAGAGCGATACCGTCTCGACGATCGCCTGGATCGGGTACGACCCCCCGCAGGTTCCCGGCTTCGACGACAAGACCGCGTCGCTGGCCGGACTCTGGGGAGTCACCCACGACGACCTCGCCAGAGCCGGCGCCCACGATCTGGCTCGCTTCTACGACGGGATTCAAGCCTCGCACCTGGGGGGCCCCGCCGATCTCACCGCGATCGGGCACTCCTACGGGTCGCTGACCACCGGGCTGGCATTGCAGGAGCCCGGCGATCACGGAGTGTCGCGGGCGCTGTTCTACGGGTCTCCCGGAATCGAGGCGTCAACACCCCAAGACCTGCACCTGCAGCATGGTCAGGTGTTCGCCATGGAAGCCCCCGATGACAAGATCCAATGGGTCTACGACGCCAGGGCCGTAGGCCAGGGCATTCCGATCATCGGCACCTACCTCAACAACGAGCTCGGCGACTTCGGCCCGAATCCGGCCACCAACCCCGAATTCACCCGCTTGGCCACCGGGCCCGCCACGGTGACGGACGGCCACGGTGGCACGATCACCCTGCAAGAGGCCCACGGGCACAGTGACTACCCGCGCTTCCCCGACGGCGGAGGCCTGCGGACCACGAACTACAACATCGCCGCGGTCCTCGCCGGCCTGGGCGACAAGGCGGTTCAAGGAAATTGA
- a CDS encoding NDMA-dependent alcohol dehydrogenase, with amino-acid sequence MKTKGALLWELNSPWRVDEIELGDPVEGEVQVRMHAAGMCHSDYHLTTGATPMALPALGGHEGAGVITKVGKGVTGLEEGDHVVMAFIPACGNCPPCMKGFRSLCDRGAVLLGGKAIADGTNRIHAGSHEVSAMNLLGTFSPYMTVHQDSVVKIDKDVPFETAAIMGCAVPTGFGSATNVAEVKPGETVIIIGVGGIGMSALQGAVLSGARRVIAIDPVPFKRDQAVKFGATHVYPSMAEAIMPVMEETWGLMADKVIIAVGDMKGEYIEEALILTAKTGTCVVTGMGSMVDADVKLNLFLFTMLQKTLKGNIFGGGSSHIETPKLVGLYKSGLLKIDEMITTTYKLEDINTGYQDMVDGKNIRGVITYDESDW; translated from the coding sequence ATGAAGACCAAGGGCGCATTGTTGTGGGAGCTGAACTCGCCGTGGCGGGTCGACGAGATCGAGCTGGGCGACCCGGTTGAAGGCGAAGTCCAGGTCCGGATGCACGCCGCGGGGATGTGCCACTCCGACTATCACTTGACCACCGGAGCCACCCCGATGGCCCTGCCCGCGCTGGGCGGCCACGAGGGCGCCGGCGTCATCACCAAGGTCGGCAAGGGTGTCACCGGCCTGGAAGAGGGCGACCATGTGGTGATGGCCTTCATCCCGGCCTGCGGCAACTGTCCGCCCTGTATGAAGGGTTTCCGCTCGCTGTGTGACCGCGGGGCCGTACTGCTGGGCGGCAAGGCCATCGCCGACGGCACCAACCGGATCCACGCCGGCAGCCACGAGGTCTCGGCGATGAACCTGCTCGGCACGTTCTCGCCCTACATGACCGTGCACCAGGACTCCGTGGTGAAGATCGACAAGGACGTGCCGTTCGAGACCGCGGCCATCATGGGCTGCGCGGTGCCCACCGGGTTCGGTTCGGCCACCAACGTCGCCGAGGTCAAGCCCGGCGAGACCGTGATCATCATCGGTGTCGGCGGTATCGGCATGAGCGCCCTGCAGGGCGCGGTGCTCTCCGGGGCACGCCGCGTCATCGCGATCGACCCGGTACCCTTCAAGCGTGACCAGGCCGTCAAGTTCGGCGCGACCCACGTCTACCCGTCGATGGCCGAGGCGATCATGCCGGTCATGGAGGAGACCTGGGGCCTGATGGCCGACAAGGTGATCATCGCCGTCGGCGACATGAAGGGCGAGTACATCGAAGAGGCGCTGATCCTGACCGCCAAGACCGGCACCTGCGTGGTCACCGGGATGGGCTCGATGGTCGACGCGGACGTCAAGCTGAACCTGTTCCTATTCACCATGTTGCAGAAGACCTTGAAGGGCAACATCTTCGGCGGCGGCAGCTCGCACATCGAGACCCCCAAGCTGGTGGGCCTGTACAAGTCCGGGCTGCTCAAGATCGACGAGATGATCACCACGACTTACAAGCTCGAGGACATCAACACCGGCTACCAGGACATGGTCGACGGCAAGAACATCCGCGGCGTGATCACCTACGACGAGTCGGACTGGTAG